One part of the Nymphaea colorata isolate Beijing-Zhang1983 chromosome 8, ASM883128v2, whole genome shotgun sequence genome encodes these proteins:
- the LOC116258681 gene encoding uncharacterized protein LOC116258681, giving the protein METTTIVRRSVHLFLQHYQFFTTVAAFLFFPASASILLSVSSPSWDLISNLRPRIESLLEAGGFPDSRLTSLLHLKLSQTVASFLTSFPFTVSFLLLAKACVISHALRTGKASSSGLFCSLPSIWKKLLITYLTSVVFIFAANATAFSFLFLVFNVFDVLDVSSPVNPTFLSCVGSTFYSVLLANTIIICNLATIVSGMEECSGIVAILRACILIKNRAATALSLALPVNLCLAAIESLFQYRVVRMLEVSHELPLSVVWEVPLLIHMYSTVILLDTIAGCIFYNCSKSLYLSESKYMEEEDATTELFLPTSVP; this is encoded by the coding sequence ATGGAAACCACTACCATCGTCAGAAGATCAGTTCACCTGTTCCTGCAGCACTACCAGTTTTTCACCACAGTAgctgccttcctcttcttccctgCTTCAGCCTCAATCCTCCTTTCGGTCTCCTCCCCTTCATGGGACTTGATTTCCAACCTTAGACCCCGAATTGAAAGCCTTCTCGAGGCCGGCGGCTTCCCCGATTCCAGATTgacttcccttcttcatcttaAACTCTCTCAGACGGTTGCTTCCTTTCTCACTTCCTTCCCCTTCACCGTGTCCTTCCTCCTGCTGGCGAAGGCCTGTGTCATCTCCCACGCTCTGCGAACTGGAAAGGCATCCTCTTCTGGGCTATTCTGTTCCCTCCCATCCATTTGGAAGAAGCTCTTGATCACATATCTCACTTCTGTCGTGTTCATCTTTGCAGCAAATGCAACAgccttttctttcctcttccttgTCTTCAATGTCTTCGACGTTCTCGATGTATCATCTCCTGTAAATCCAACATTTCTGTCCTGCGTAGGCTCAACCTTCTACTCGGTTCTCCTTGCAAACACCATAATCATCTGCAATCTGGCGACAATTGTTTCGGGAATGGAGGAGTGCAGCGGGATTGTGGCCATTCTGAGAGCGTGCATACTTATCAAGAACAGAGCGGCAACTGCACTATCCCTAGCGTTGCCTGTAAATCTTTGCCTGGCTGCCATAGAGAGCCTCTTCCAATACAGAGTGGTGAGGATGCTCGAGGTCTCCCATGAATTGCCTCTGTCAGTGGTGTGGGAGGTCCCATTGCTCATTCACATGTACTCAACTGTTATTCTTCTGGACACAATCGCGGGTTGCATCTTTTACAATTGCAGCAAATCTCTGTATCTATCTGAAAGCAAATATATGGAAGAGGAAGATGCCACCACAGAGCTGTTTCTACCCACTTCTGTTCCTTGA
- the LOC116258680 gene encoding probable protein S-acyltransferase 22 isoform X2, translating into MRRHGWQLPYHPLQVVAVAVFLALAFAFYVFFLPFVGGKTFQYVVMSLYTPLVMCVFSLYIWCAATDPADPGVFRSKKYLKVYNGKQRSRPKEAIPTVRSSSSKNDANAVAGKTLIKQRTIPIVGQRKIIFSFIFCACASVCFHCSHEQSSEPQTSEDGMFYCSLCKVEVFKCSKHCRVCDKCVDGFDHHCRWLNNCIGKKNYRWFFTMMMSALLLLILQWSIGILVLICCFIERKRFKVEIVGKLGSSFSLIPFVVVVASCTLLAILATLPLAQLFCFHVLLIKKGISTYDYIIALREQEQLGVGDQQSPEMSPVSSFTGLSSASSFNAFHHAAWCTPPPLFLEDQFDVVPTDAGMSSSSKKVPYDDSSKKRQNKYVKISPWTLARLNAEEVSQAAAQARKKSKILQPVMRKQVQTGLETDSSLGSCSDRTSFRLENHRHNNMPVRLPVEPVANLSSKASDYSLLGVSNDNDSVAETSTSLAPLQLEARSAFHTSRAMSSARMVASSPDSSLDSPDLHPFRMSSSGMEDLQGISSVAKADPQKGVQLSRSVSDGYEPSGGEDSDQVLPRALHRSSNWTSFLHGSGHINPGTAALQELNPDERFSRSKPLSSSFGIDMKRSASREL; encoded by the exons ATGAGGAGGCATGGATGGCAGCTGCCTTATCACCCTCTTCAG GTGGTCGCTGTTGCTGTTTTCCTGGCTTTGGCGTTTGCGTTCTATGTCTTCTTTTTGCCGTTTGTTGGTGGGAAGACGTTTCAATACGTCGTGATGAGCCTCTACACCCCTTTG GTTATGTGTGTCTTTTCTCTATACATTTGGTGTGCTGCAACAGACCCTGCAGATCCTGGTGTATTCAGGTCTAAGAAGTATCTGAAAGTTTACAATGGTAAACAACGGTCTAGGCCCAAAGAAGCCATTCCCACTGTTAGATCTTCTTCATCAAAGAATGATGCAAATGCTGTTGCTGGTAAA ACACTGATAAAACAGAGAACCATTCCTATAGTgggacaaagaaaaataatattttccttCATATTCTGTGCATGTGCTTCGGTTTG CTTCCATTGTTCTCATGAACAGTCCTCAGAACCCCAAACAAGTGAAGATGGCATGTTTTACTGCAGCTTGTGCAAAGTAGAG GTTTTCAAATGCAGCAAGCACTGTAGAGTCTGTGACAAGTGTGTTGATGGTTTTGATCATCACTGCCGG TGGCTTAACAACTGTATAGGCAAAAAAAACTATCGCTGGTTTTTCACCATGATGATGTCCGCTCTTCTATTG CTTATTCTACAATGGTCGATAGGAATCCTTGTTCTGATTTGCTGCTTTATCGAACGAAAAAGATTCAAAGTGGAGATTGTTGGAAAACTGGGGAGCAGTTTTTCTTTGATTCCTTTTGTTGTTGTAGTG GCCTCTTGCACCCTTCTGGCCATACTGGCTACTTTACCACTTGCTCAACTTTTTTGCTTTCATGTGCTACTTATTAAAAAG GGAATCAGCACCTATGATTACATCATAGCCTTGAGAGAGCAGGAACAACTAGGGGTGGGAGATCAACAGAGTCCAGAGATGTCTCCAGTCAGTTCATTTACAGGATTGAGCAGTGCTAGCTCATTTAATGCTTTTCACCATGCTGCTTGGTGTACTCCACCGCCACTATTTCTTGAGGATCAG TTTGATGTGGTTCCAACTGATGCTGGTATGTCATCTTCAAGCAAAAAGGTGCCTTATGATGATTCATCTAAGAAGCGTCAAAATAAATATGTAAAGATCAGTCCTTGGACTCTAGCACGCCTAAATGCTGAAGAGGTTTCCCAGGCAGCTGCTCAGGCAAGAAAGAAGTCTAAGATTCTGCAGCCTGTCATGAGAAAGCAGGTGCAAACAGGATTGGAAACTGATAGCAGCCTTGGCAGTTGTAGTGATCGTACATCTTTCAGGCTTGAGAACCACAGACATAATAATATGCCAGTCAGGCTTCCAGTTGAACCTGTTGCAAATTTGTCATCCAAAGCATCTGATTATAGCCTTCTGGGTGTGAGCAATGACAATGACTCCGTTGCAGAAACTTCAACGAGCCTTGCCCCACTCCAATTAGAAGCAAGGAGTGCTTTTCATACAAGCCGAGCAATGTCATCTGCTCGTATGGTGGCTTCTTCCCCTGACAGTAGTTTGGACTCACCTGATCTCCATCCATTTCGGATGTCATCATCTGGTATGGAAGATTTACAAGGGATTTCTTCTGTGGCCAAAGCTGACCCACAAAAAGGTGTCCAGCTTTCAAGATCAGTAAGCGATGGATATGAACCATCTGGAGGGGAAGATAGCGACCAGGTTCTGCCAAGGGCATTGCACAGGTCATCAAATTGGACTAGCTTCTTACATGGATCTGGTCATATTAATCCAGGGACTGCAGCACTGCAGGAACTGAATCCAGATGAAAGGTTTTCTAGATCCAAGCCATTGTCATCATCCTTCGGCATAGACATGAAAAGATCAGCTTCACGGGAGTTGTAG
- the LOC116258680 gene encoding probable protein S-acyltransferase 22 isoform X1, whose protein sequence is MRRHGWQLPYHPLQVVAVAVFLALAFAFYVFFLPFVGGKTFQYVVMSLYTPLVMCVFSLYIWCAATDPADPGVFRSKKYLKVYNGKQRSRPKEAIPTVRSSSSKNDANAVAGKVDDDVYNEATDTDKTENHSYSGTKKNNIFLHILCMCFGLLAWFPMVLARTFHCSHEQSSEPQTSEDGMFYCSLCKVEVFKCSKHCRVCDKCVDGFDHHCRWLNNCIGKKNYRWFFTMMMSALLLLILQWSIGILVLICCFIERKRFKVEIVGKLGSSFSLIPFVVVVASCTLLAILATLPLAQLFCFHVLLIKKGISTYDYIIALREQEQLGVGDQQSPEMSPVSSFTGLSSASSFNAFHHAAWCTPPPLFLEDQFDVVPTDAGMSSSSKKVPYDDSSKKRQNKYVKISPWTLARLNAEEVSQAAAQARKKSKILQPVMRKQVQTGLETDSSLGSCSDRTSFRLENHRHNNMPVRLPVEPVANLSSKASDYSLLGVSNDNDSVAETSTSLAPLQLEARSAFHTSRAMSSARMVASSPDSSLDSPDLHPFRMSSSGMEDLQGISSVAKADPQKGVQLSRSVSDGYEPSGGEDSDQVLPRALHRSSNWTSFLHGSGHINPGTAALQELNPDERFSRSKPLSSSFGIDMKRSASREL, encoded by the exons ATGAGGAGGCATGGATGGCAGCTGCCTTATCACCCTCTTCAG GTGGTCGCTGTTGCTGTTTTCCTGGCTTTGGCGTTTGCGTTCTATGTCTTCTTTTTGCCGTTTGTTGGTGGGAAGACGTTTCAATACGTCGTGATGAGCCTCTACACCCCTTTG GTTATGTGTGTCTTTTCTCTATACATTTGGTGTGCTGCAACAGACCCTGCAGATCCTGGTGTATTCAGGTCTAAGAAGTATCTGAAAGTTTACAATGGTAAACAACGGTCTAGGCCCAAAGAAGCCATTCCCACTGTTAGATCTTCTTCATCAAAGAATGATGCAAATGCTGTTGCTGGTAAAGTTGATGATGACGTATACAATGAAGCTACAGACACTGATAAAACAGAGAACCATTCCTATAGTgggacaaagaaaaataatattttccttCATATTCTGTGCATGTGCTTCGGTTTGTTGGCCTGGTTTCCAATGGTTTTGGCTAGAACCTTCCATTGTTCTCATGAACAGTCCTCAGAACCCCAAACAAGTGAAGATGGCATGTTTTACTGCAGCTTGTGCAAAGTAGAG GTTTTCAAATGCAGCAAGCACTGTAGAGTCTGTGACAAGTGTGTTGATGGTTTTGATCATCACTGCCGG TGGCTTAACAACTGTATAGGCAAAAAAAACTATCGCTGGTTTTTCACCATGATGATGTCCGCTCTTCTATTG CTTATTCTACAATGGTCGATAGGAATCCTTGTTCTGATTTGCTGCTTTATCGAACGAAAAAGATTCAAAGTGGAGATTGTTGGAAAACTGGGGAGCAGTTTTTCTTTGATTCCTTTTGTTGTTGTAGTG GCCTCTTGCACCCTTCTGGCCATACTGGCTACTTTACCACTTGCTCAACTTTTTTGCTTTCATGTGCTACTTATTAAAAAG GGAATCAGCACCTATGATTACATCATAGCCTTGAGAGAGCAGGAACAACTAGGGGTGGGAGATCAACAGAGTCCAGAGATGTCTCCAGTCAGTTCATTTACAGGATTGAGCAGTGCTAGCTCATTTAATGCTTTTCACCATGCTGCTTGGTGTACTCCACCGCCACTATTTCTTGAGGATCAG TTTGATGTGGTTCCAACTGATGCTGGTATGTCATCTTCAAGCAAAAAGGTGCCTTATGATGATTCATCTAAGAAGCGTCAAAATAAATATGTAAAGATCAGTCCTTGGACTCTAGCACGCCTAAATGCTGAAGAGGTTTCCCAGGCAGCTGCTCAGGCAAGAAAGAAGTCTAAGATTCTGCAGCCTGTCATGAGAAAGCAGGTGCAAACAGGATTGGAAACTGATAGCAGCCTTGGCAGTTGTAGTGATCGTACATCTTTCAGGCTTGAGAACCACAGACATAATAATATGCCAGTCAGGCTTCCAGTTGAACCTGTTGCAAATTTGTCATCCAAAGCATCTGATTATAGCCTTCTGGGTGTGAGCAATGACAATGACTCCGTTGCAGAAACTTCAACGAGCCTTGCCCCACTCCAATTAGAAGCAAGGAGTGCTTTTCATACAAGCCGAGCAATGTCATCTGCTCGTATGGTGGCTTCTTCCCCTGACAGTAGTTTGGACTCACCTGATCTCCATCCATTTCGGATGTCATCATCTGGTATGGAAGATTTACAAGGGATTTCTTCTGTGGCCAAAGCTGACCCACAAAAAGGTGTCCAGCTTTCAAGATCAGTAAGCGATGGATATGAACCATCTGGAGGGGAAGATAGCGACCAGGTTCTGCCAAGGGCATTGCACAGGTCATCAAATTGGACTAGCTTCTTACATGGATCTGGTCATATTAATCCAGGGACTGCAGCACTGCAGGAACTGAATCCAGATGAAAGGTTTTCTAGATCCAAGCCATTGTCATCATCCTTCGGCATAGACATGAAAAGATCAGCTTCACGGGAGTTGTAG